A single region of the Alkalispirochaeta americana genome encodes:
- a CDS encoding aminopeptidase P family protein, producing the protein MTISDSQSDTRESGDSPLDALRSWMARENLSAFIIPSADPHQGEYVPARFMTRAFVSGFTGSAGTVVITREDAGLWTDSRYFLEAEESLKGTPFRLFRLHSGNTPDYPQWLASALSPRSRVAVDGQVVTVAWHQRVSPILMEAQIELVAVEDPFDQIWPNRPDLPAEPVHPLSEEIAGVSALEKIRSLQDVLDLQKAASHVISTLDDIAWTLNVRGSDVPYNPVFLAYLTISRDSPPILFTRTDRLSPEARDALALAGVELRPYQDFESHLQELPEPILIDPERTSWAVATKLFPREIRLQQQPSTGMKARKNATESRHLREAHRRDGLALVRFLAWMERAVEGGEALNEYSLAKKLQEFRQVDPHYVSDSFSTISGINGNGAIVHYSVTPETARPLTPPAIYLIDSGAQYRDGTTDITRTVAINPPQGPGTLQAFPGAPRDFTLVLKGHIALATLLFPEGTPGREIDAIARAPLWKELRNYGHGTGHGVGFFLNVHEGPQRIAPGSSDAPLQEGMICSNEPGLYRPGQYGIRIENLLRLEAVPETSPFGAFLRFETLSLCPIDRNLIDQDLLTPLEREWLDQYHHRVYTTLSEDLSGEDLLWLERATAPLS; encoded by the coding sequence GACGCCCTCCGGTCCTGGATGGCTCGGGAAAATCTCTCTGCCTTCATTATCCCCAGCGCAGATCCGCACCAGGGGGAGTACGTTCCGGCGCGGTTCATGACCCGTGCTTTTGTTAGCGGCTTTACCGGCTCTGCGGGAACTGTAGTCATAACCCGCGAAGACGCAGGACTCTGGACCGATTCCCGCTATTTCCTGGAAGCCGAGGAATCCCTGAAAGGAACGCCTTTTCGGCTCTTCCGCCTTCATTCCGGGAATACCCCCGATTATCCCCAGTGGCTGGCATCGGCTCTCTCCCCCCGTTCCCGGGTTGCTGTGGATGGCCAGGTCGTTACCGTGGCCTGGCATCAACGGGTTTCCCCGATCCTCATGGAGGCACAGATTGAACTGGTCGCTGTGGAAGATCCTTTTGATCAGATATGGCCCAACCGGCCCGACCTTCCTGCTGAACCCGTACACCCCCTCTCAGAAGAGATCGCAGGTGTCTCTGCTCTGGAAAAAATCCGCAGTCTTCAAGACGTCCTGGACCTCCAGAAAGCAGCTTCTCACGTCATCTCGACCCTGGATGATATTGCCTGGACCTTGAACGTCCGTGGCAGCGATGTCCCTTATAACCCGGTTTTTCTTGCCTATCTGACAATCTCCCGTGACTCACCGCCGATTCTCTTCACCCGGACCGACCGCCTCAGCCCGGAAGCCCGGGACGCATTGGCCCTGGCGGGGGTGGAGCTGCGACCCTACCAGGACTTTGAATCCCACCTTCAGGAGCTCCCCGAACCGATCCTGATCGATCCGGAGCGCACGAGCTGGGCCGTAGCTACAAAGCTCTTCCCCCGGGAGATACGGTTACAGCAGCAGCCATCAACGGGGATGAAGGCCCGGAAAAACGCAACCGAGTCCCGGCACCTGAGGGAGGCCCACCGCCGGGACGGGCTGGCCCTGGTTCGATTTCTGGCCTGGATGGAACGAGCCGTGGAAGGCGGGGAAGCCCTAAACGAGTATAGCCTCGCAAAAAAACTCCAGGAGTTCCGCCAGGTTGACCCGCACTACGTGAGCGATAGTTTCTCGACCATTTCCGGGATCAATGGAAACGGAGCGATCGTCCACTACAGCGTTACCCCTGAGACAGCTCGTCCCCTTACCCCTCCAGCGATCTACCTCATCGATTCAGGGGCCCAGTATCGGGACGGAACCACCGATATTACCCGGACCGTGGCAATCAATCCTCCGCAGGGACCCGGAACGCTCCAGGCATTTCCAGGAGCACCGAGAGACTTTACGCTGGTCCTGAAGGGGCATATCGCCCTGGCTACGCTCCTGTTTCCCGAAGGAACCCCGGGGCGTGAGATCGATGCGATCGCCCGAGCTCCGCTATGGAAAGAGTTAAGAAACTACGGTCACGGCACGGGCCACGGGGTGGGCTTTTTTCTCAACGTCCACGAAGGACCTCAGCGGATTGCACCAGGCAGTTCCGATGCGCCCCTCCAGGAGGGTATGATCTGCTCAAACGAGCCGGGACTATACCGGCCCGGCCAATACGGAATACGAATAGAAAACCTGCTTCGCCTTGAAGCGGTTCCCGAAACTTCGCCTTTCGGCGCATTCCTGCGCTTCGAAACACTCTCTCTGTGTCCGATCGACCGAAATCTGATAGATCAGGATTTACTGACACCACTGGAGCGTGAGTGGCTTGATCAATACCATCATCGTGTGTACACAACACTCAGCGAAGACCTCTCCGGGGAGGATCTCCTCTGGCTCGAGAGGGCCACGGCGCCCCTCTCCTGA
- the glmS gene encoding glutamine--fructose-6-phosphate transaminase (isomerizing): MCGIIGYCGPRRAAPVLVEGLKRLEYRGYDSAGIALARVDQQASETSETGEEPGPLRVIKCKGKIKDLRAVVPADLPETTGIGHTRWATHGEVTDENAHPHLDSTESFAIVHNGVIENFHQLKDHLMAEGVEFRSETDSEVIVHLLARAYQGDLAAALKATVSLLKGTYGIVAMHRGEPGRLVGARNGSPLVLGIGQGEMFLASDTTAILGHTRQVVYLEDGEVVSVTADEYITSDLRNREIHKEVDHIGWELESIEKTGFSHFMEKEIHEQPEAIRRALRGRLDREYATGHLGGLNLGSRELLEVGRIVLLAAGTSYHAGMVATYALEELVRVPAVAELASELRYRNPLVERDALYFAASQSGETADTLYAMREVQRKGGRVLGVCNVVGSTIARESDGGVYIHSGPEISVASTKAFTSQLAAFYVFALLMGRMRHLSFDQGARIIEALEAVPKQIETILANTAPIQALAKRYASCEHFFFLGRGINYPVALEAALKLKEVSYIHAEGYSAAEIKHGPLALITEETPSFFLVPRDGLREKVITSMKEVKARRGPVIALAVEGDREVADTADEVLFVPEAHPLMYPFLLAVPTQLFAYYCALARGCNVDQPRNLAKSVTVE; encoded by the coding sequence ATGTGCGGTATTATTGGCTATTGCGGACCGCGCAGGGCGGCGCCTGTTCTGGTGGAGGGCCTCAAACGGCTTGAATATCGGGGGTACGACTCGGCCGGTATCGCCCTTGCCCGGGTTGATCAACAGGCCTCTGAAACGTCGGAAACCGGAGAAGAGCCTGGCCCCCTGCGGGTGATAAAGTGTAAGGGAAAGATCAAGGATCTGCGGGCCGTTGTCCCCGCCGATCTTCCGGAAACTACCGGTATTGGCCACACCCGCTGGGCTACCCACGGAGAAGTGACCGATGAAAACGCGCATCCCCATCTGGACAGCACCGAATCATTTGCCATTGTTCATAACGGAGTTATCGAGAACTTTCACCAACTGAAGGACCACCTCATGGCTGAGGGGGTAGAATTCCGTTCTGAAACAGATTCCGAGGTGATCGTTCACCTCCTGGCACGGGCCTACCAGGGAGATCTGGCTGCGGCGCTCAAGGCAACGGTTTCGCTCCTGAAGGGAACCTATGGAATCGTTGCGATGCATCGTGGTGAGCCCGGGCGACTTGTGGGGGCTCGGAACGGATCCCCTCTGGTTTTGGGTATCGGTCAGGGTGAAATGTTTTTGGCCAGTGATACCACGGCGATTCTGGGGCACACCCGGCAGGTGGTGTACCTGGAGGACGGAGAAGTGGTCTCTGTCACGGCCGATGAGTACATCACCTCGGATCTGAGAAACCGGGAGATCCACAAGGAAGTCGATCACATCGGGTGGGAGCTGGAATCAATCGAGAAGACGGGGTTTTCCCACTTCATGGAGAAAGAAATCCATGAACAGCCCGAAGCGATCCGCCGTGCCCTGCGAGGTCGACTTGATCGGGAATACGCCACGGGACACCTGGGAGGGTTGAATCTTGGCAGCCGTGAATTGCTGGAGGTTGGACGGATCGTGCTCCTGGCAGCCGGAACCAGCTATCATGCCGGAATGGTAGCCACCTACGCCCTGGAAGAACTGGTGCGAGTGCCTGCTGTAGCCGAACTGGCCAGCGAGTTGCGTTACCGGAACCCTCTGGTAGAGCGGGACGCTCTCTATTTCGCCGCAAGCCAGTCCGGTGAGACCGCCGATACCCTCTACGCCATGCGAGAAGTGCAGCGCAAGGGAGGGCGGGTGCTCGGTGTTTGTAACGTCGTGGGCTCCACCATTGCCCGGGAGTCCGACGGAGGGGTCTATATCCACTCGGGGCCGGAAATCTCGGTAGCTTCCACCAAGGCCTTTACCAGCCAGTTGGCCGCGTTCTACGTCTTTGCTCTTCTCATGGGGCGAATGCGGCACCTCTCCTTCGATCAGGGGGCGCGCATTATCGAAGCTCTGGAGGCGGTGCCAAAACAAATAGAGACGATCCTGGCCAATACCGCGCCAATTCAGGCCCTGGCCAAGCGCTACGCCTCGTGTGAGCATTTCTTCTTTCTTGGGCGCGGAATCAACTATCCTGTGGCGCTGGAGGCTGCTTTGAAGCTGAAAGAGGTGAGTTACATTCATGCCGAAGGGTATAGCGCTGCCGAAATAAAACACGGACCGCTTGCGTTGATCACCGAAGAGACGCCCTCGTTTTTTCTGGTTCCCCGGGATGGGCTGCGGGAGAAGGTAATAACCAGCATGAAAGAGGTAAAAGCCCGACGAGGTCCGGTCATCGCCCTGGCTGTTGAGGGAGACCGCGAAGTTGCTGATACCGCCGATGAGGTGCTCTTTGTGCCCGAGGCGCATCCCTTGATGTACCCCTTCCTTCTGGCTGTTCCCACGCAACTTTTCGCCTATTATTGCGCGCTGGCGCGGGGCTGCAACGTGGATCAGCCGAGAAACCTGGCCAAGAGCGTCACCGTTGAGTAG
- a CDS encoding Crp/Fnr family transcriptional regulator yields the protein MTDNPLFERYGKTVEDGAVLFRENEPGETMYIIQSGEVRIMRTINGKEHVLACLGKGDFFGEMAIVSQTPRTATAIAVGTTELLSFDRPGFEAMIGKNTKIAMRVIDTLCRRLQNANQQMQSLAEQLPGSNEQKE from the coding sequence GTGACAGATAATCCATTATTCGAGCGCTACGGAAAGACCGTGGAAGACGGTGCTGTGTTGTTTCGCGAAAACGAGCCGGGAGAAACCATGTATATCATCCAGTCTGGAGAGGTTCGCATCATGAGGACCATCAATGGCAAGGAGCATGTGCTGGCCTGCCTGGGAAAGGGTGATTTTTTCGGAGAGATGGCAATTGTCTCTCAGACGCCTCGTACAGCCACAGCAATCGCTGTGGGAACCACCGAGCTTCTTTCCTTTGATCGGCCAGGATTTGAGGCGATGATCGGAAAAAACACCAAGATAGCCATGCGGGTGATTGATACTCTGTGCAGGCGTCTCCAGAACGCAAATCAGCAAATGCAGTCCCTGGCAGAGCAGTTGCCGGGATCGAACGAGCAGAAAGAATAA
- the trxA gene encoding thioredoxin, which yields MEIDVTAENFNAEVLESPVPVLVDFWAEWCMPCKMIEPVLAELASDLEGDAVIARVNVDTAGDLPGRYEIVSIPALLLFKGGEVVDRHVGAAPKELLLELVKKHLG from the coding sequence ATGGAAATTGATGTAACGGCAGAAAACTTTAACGCTGAAGTGCTGGAGTCTCCGGTTCCCGTGCTGGTTGATTTCTGGGCCGAGTGGTGCATGCCCTGCAAGATGATCGAGCCGGTTCTTGCCGAACTCGCTTCTGACCTGGAGGGTGATGCCGTTATCGCCCGGGTGAACGTAGACACCGCCGGTGATTTGCCCGGCCGCTACGAGATTGTGAGTATACCGGCCTTGCTTCTCTTCAAGGGCGGAGAGGTAGTGGATCGCCATGTAGGGGCTGCTCCCAAGGAGCTTCTGCTGGAGTTGGTGAAGAAGCACCTGGGATAA
- the trpA gene encoding tryptophan synthase subunit alpha gives MAHMIPYYPDLARSRRVAQALIAGGVAYLEVQFPYSDPAADGPVIQAATAEALRQGFSPDAGWDFVESLTSQERTPPVFVMSYAGLVFARGVDRFVREAARRGVAGVIVPDLPLDSDEGLLDAGRRHGVDVVPVIAFGATPERIGLVHRSRSSYVYAAIRRGITGSETLIGPETIAFLQELGSSGAKVLAGFGVSTAEQVRAVTAQAHAAVVGSAFVRAVEESLHNEEEDPFERVHALASCLVGEDAPEMR, from the coding sequence ATGGCTCACATGATTCCCTATTATCCGGACCTGGCCCGGTCCCGGCGTGTCGCGCAGGCGCTCATAGCCGGGGGAGTAGCCTATCTGGAGGTGCAGTTTCCCTATAGTGATCCCGCTGCCGATGGTCCTGTTATCCAGGCAGCTACAGCCGAGGCTTTGCGTCAGGGCTTTTCTCCCGACGCGGGCTGGGATTTTGTGGAAAGCCTCACAAGCCAGGAGAGGACTCCTCCGGTCTTTGTCATGAGCTACGCCGGGCTGGTCTTTGCCCGCGGTGTTGACCGCTTTGTTCGGGAAGCGGCTCGCCGTGGTGTTGCAGGTGTGATCGTACCCGATCTTCCCCTGGACAGCGATGAGGGATTGCTCGATGCAGGAAGACGCCACGGGGTCGATGTGGTTCCCGTGATCGCCTTCGGGGCGACTCCCGAGAGGATAGGCCTGGTTCACCGAAGCCGCAGCTCCTACGTCTATGCCGCGATTCGCCGGGGAATCACCGGGTCTGAAACTCTGATCGGCCCGGAGACGATCGCCTTCCTCCAGGAGCTGGGTAGCTCTGGCGCAAAGGTTCTGGCAGGGTTTGGAGTCTCCACGGCGGAACAGGTTCGGGCGGTGACGGCCCAGGCCCACGCAGCGGTGGTGGGATCTGCCTTTGTCCGGGCCGTGGAGGAAAGCCTTCACAACGAGGAAGAGGACCCCTTCGAAAGGGTCCACGCCCTGGCGTCCTGTCTTGTTGGCGAGGATGCGCCGGAAATGCGTTGA
- the trpB gene encoding tryptophan synthase subunit beta: MEAADQTSPGGDRPGYFGQFGGMYVAEVLRGPLDDLARAFAAARQDSCFWQELEAIREQYIGRPTPLLFAENATRALGGAQIYIKLEGLANTGAHKINNAVGQALLARRMGKKRIIAETGAGQHGLATAAVCAKMGLECTIYMGEVDIARQRPNVFMMEMFGASVVPVRSGSRTLKDAVNEALRDWAATYEDTHYIIGSALGPFPYPDMVREFQSVVGAETEEQLLKRGVTPTVLVACIGGGSNAIGFFSPYLERSAPRLIGVEAGGRGTSPGEHAARMGGQGVPGVVHGYKSYFLLDSDGQVQETHSISAGLDYPGIGPELAHLGVTGRLEFRSTTDEEALEAVRFFARHEGVVFALESAHAGHQAIQCARELSPEDVVVVNMSGRGDKDLFITARAMTPGPWRKYLLDEAAAISREEE, translated from the coding sequence ATGGAAGCGGCCGATCAGACCTCTCCCGGGGGGGATCGCCCCGGCTATTTTGGCCAGTTCGGCGGGATGTACGTTGCCGAGGTTCTCCGGGGGCCTCTGGATGACCTGGCCCGGGCCTTCGCGGCCGCCCGGCAGGATTCCTGTTTCTGGCAGGAGCTGGAGGCTATCCGGGAACAATATATCGGAAGGCCCACGCCACTGCTCTTTGCGGAAAATGCCACCCGTGCCCTGGGCGGAGCGCAGATTTATATCAAGCTCGAGGGGCTGGCGAACACGGGGGCTCACAAAATCAACAATGCCGTGGGGCAGGCCCTTCTGGCGCGACGCATGGGAAAGAAGCGAATCATCGCCGAGACCGGAGCGGGGCAACACGGCCTGGCAACAGCTGCAGTCTGTGCAAAAATGGGGTTGGAGTGCACCATCTACATGGGCGAGGTCGACATCGCTCGGCAACGGCCCAATGTCTTCATGATGGAGATGTTCGGAGCATCGGTTGTGCCCGTTCGTTCCGGCTCCCGAACGCTGAAGGATGCTGTGAACGAGGCGCTCCGGGATTGGGCCGCAACCTATGAGGATACCCACTATATCATAGGGTCCGCGCTGGGCCCCTTCCCGTACCCCGATATGGTGCGGGAGTTTCAGTCGGTGGTAGGGGCCGAGACGGAAGAACAGCTCCTCAAACGCGGCGTCACGCCCACAGTGCTGGTGGCTTGCATCGGAGGGGGATCGAATGCGATCGGCTTCTTTTCACCCTATCTCGAGCGGTCAGCGCCCCGGTTGATTGGGGTCGAAGCAGGGGGGCGGGGAACCTCACCGGGAGAGCATGCAGCCAGAATGGGAGGTCAGGGCGTCCCCGGGGTTGTTCATGGCTACAAGTCCTACTTCCTTCTGGATTCCGACGGGCAGGTTCAGGAGACACACTCCATTTCTGCGGGCCTCGACTATCCCGGTATCGGTCCCGAACTGGCTCATCTGGGTGTGACAGGGCGGCTGGAGTTTCGAAGCACCACCGACGAGGAGGCTCTCGAGGCAGTGCGGTTTTTTGCTCGTCACGAGGGGGTGGTCTTTGCCCTGGAGTCGGCTCACGCCGGACATCAGGCGATCCAGTGCGCTCGGGAGCTCTCGCCGGAGGATGTGGTTGTGGTGAACATGAGCGGCCGGGGCGACAAGGACCTCTTCATCACGGCCCGGGCCATGACTCCCGGTCCCTGGAGAAAATATCTCCTCGATGAAGCTGCCGCGATTTCCCGGGAGGAAGAATAA
- a CDS encoding bifunctional indole-3-glycerol phosphate synthase/phosphoribosylanthranilate isomerase translates to MTGGDILSRIVARRRERLRGTGPDDGPLQGLDRELYARGRLGGDQIRAFPGPLICEVKRRSPSRGDIKANLNPLEQAKTYFRKGASAVSVLTEQDHFGGALADIVSVRRALPDLPILRKDFLLEPEDVAVSWNLGADAVLLIAGVLSFDALARLMEEARRFGLAALVEVHTREEVEKIRPLAPALVGINCRDLRTFQVDLLRPAELMDYVDWPAKIVFESGIFTREDALVARESGCSSLLVGEAAVRDPHCIPALAAVMSKASSDRGARPVPFWRYCARRRAHRVVAAGPGRARPLVKICGITNGEDALLAQDLGADILGLVYAESPRRAPEGLAREMAGLLSVPLVGVVVEGPEPAGFGANPANARGLEQARKDLEEGALAAIQFHGQSSGENISSLAWPAFKAVRPSSPQDARHLLSRCAGPRVLVDAYDRHRSGGTGTAVSEEVLAAVCDLFGERFRGALWLAGGLSPDTVGAVIERWHPELIDASSRLEERVGKKSGQLLESFFRALETG, encoded by the coding sequence GTGACGGGCGGGGATATTCTTTCCCGCATTGTGGCGCGCCGACGGGAGCGGCTTCGGGGGACCGGTCCCGACGACGGACCTCTTCAGGGCCTGGATCGGGAACTCTACGCCCGGGGACGGCTGGGGGGAGACCAGATACGCGCTTTTCCGGGGCCTCTCATCTGCGAGGTAAAACGTCGCAGCCCTTCCCGGGGCGACATCAAGGCGAATCTGAATCCTTTGGAGCAGGCGAAAACCTATTTTCGGAAAGGGGCTTCGGCGGTGAGTGTTCTCACAGAGCAGGATCACTTTGGCGGAGCCCTGGCGGATATCGTGTCGGTGCGCCGGGCGTTACCTGATCTGCCCATTCTCCGGAAAGATTTTCTCCTGGAACCGGAGGATGTGGCCGTCTCCTGGAACCTCGGGGCCGATGCGGTTCTGTTGATCGCCGGGGTCCTCTCCTTCGATGCTCTGGCCCGGTTGATGGAAGAGGCTCGACGCTTTGGTCTTGCCGCCCTGGTGGAAGTTCACACCCGGGAGGAGGTGGAAAAGATTCGACCCCTGGCACCGGCTCTGGTGGGCATTAACTGTCGCGATTTGCGTACGTTCCAGGTCGATCTTCTTCGCCCGGCCGAACTCATGGATTATGTGGACTGGCCCGCGAAGATCGTTTTCGAGTCAGGAATTTTTACCAGAGAGGATGCTCTCGTGGCCCGGGAGAGCGGCTGCTCATCCCTTCTGGTGGGAGAGGCTGCCGTTCGGGATCCTCATTGTATTCCTGCTCTGGCAGCAGTGATGAGCAAGGCATCTTCGGATCGAGGGGCCAGGCCCGTCCCTTTCTGGCGGTACTGCGCCCGACGTCGGGCGCATCGTGTGGTAGCGGCCGGGCCAGGGCGAGCTCGGCCGCTGGTGAAGATTTGCGGGATTACCAACGGGGAAGATGCCCTGCTGGCGCAGGATCTGGGGGCAGATATCCTGGGATTGGTCTATGCCGAGTCCCCCCGGCGGGCTCCGGAGGGCCTCGCCCGGGAAATGGCGGGGCTTCTCTCGGTGCCCCTGGTGGGGGTTGTCGTGGAAGGTCCCGAGCCGGCTGGTTTTGGGGCAAACCCGGCCAACGCCAGGGGACTGGAACAAGCCCGGAAGGATCTGGAAGAGGGGGCGCTGGCGGCGATCCAGTTCCACGGCCAATCTTCGGGAGAGAATATCTCTTCCCTGGCCTGGCCTGCGTTCAAGGCGGTGCGCCCGTCCTCTCCCCAGGATGCCCGTCACCTGCTCTCCCGTTGCGCGGGGCCCCGGGTCCTGGTAGATGCCTATGATCGCCACAGGTCGGGAGGAACGGGAACGGCCGTATCGGAAGAGGTTCTTGCAGCGGTGTGCGATCTCTTCGGGGAACGGTTCCGCGGTGCGTTGTGGCTTGCGGGTGGGCTTTCACCGGATACGGTAGGGGCTGTGATTGAACGATGGCATCCAGAACTGATCGATGCCTCGAGCCGTCTGGAGGAACGGGTTGGCAAAAAGAGCGGGCAACTTCTGGAATCATTTTTCAGGGCTCTGGAAACCGGTTGA
- the trpD gene encoding anthranilate phosphoribosyltransferase: MILIIDNYDSFTHNLYQYLAQLTEEPLQVVRNDQITLEEISRRNPSRIVISPGPGRPAQAGISVEVIRRYGGVIPLLGVCLGHQAIGEAFGGRTISARRIVHGKTDRIRVDGKGLFRSIDSPAEFVRYHSLAIDPETLPPELEVTAWSEDGEIMGIRHREYLLEGVQFHPESIGSESGLKVLANFLNYRREPFKPRKTLERVIAGENLSLGEAEEFMEEVTDGNLGDAQIAGFLVALNAKGITPEEIAGCARVLQRKRVPLSMDRPLLDTCGTGGDGLGTFNISSLTALVAASCGAIVAKHGNRAVSSRSGSADFYRALGIGVEITPDQARQALETAGFAFLYAPLYHGGMRFAGPARKQLGIKTIMNLLGPLVNPAGARYQLIGVFSEEYLHPVARAAVLLGGRRGMVVHGLDGQDEISVCAPTRIVSFSVEGGEPDGGSADSSSAGEDRDGQKLLERTTFEEFVIQADNYGLKTHKPELLVGGDPQENAEMALRLLQGESGPVLDALHDAVALNAGAALMVYGIVQTIDEGVRLASKALKEGQAEKTLASVIEATT; encoded by the coding sequence ATGATTCTCATAATCGATAACTATGATTCCTTTACGCACAATCTTTACCAGTATCTGGCGCAACTCACCGAGGAACCCCTTCAGGTGGTTCGAAACGATCAGATTACTCTGGAAGAAATCTCCCGGCGAAACCCCTCACGGATCGTGATCTCGCCAGGGCCGGGACGCCCCGCCCAGGCGGGTATCTCTGTGGAGGTAATCCGCCGTTACGGAGGGGTAATACCGCTTCTGGGGGTCTGTCTGGGACACCAGGCCATCGGGGAGGCCTTCGGGGGACGTACCATCAGTGCTCGCCGGATCGTCCACGGAAAGACCGATCGAATTCGGGTCGACGGAAAGGGGCTTTTCCGCTCTATCGATTCCCCGGCCGAGTTTGTCCGCTATCATTCCCTGGCGATCGATCCCGAGACGCTGCCTCCGGAGCTGGAGGTGACGGCCTGGTCAGAAGATGGTGAAATCATGGGGATTCGTCACCGGGAGTACCTTCTGGAGGGGGTTCAGTTCCACCCCGAGTCGATTGGCAGCGAGAGTGGGCTCAAGGTGTTGGCCAACTTCCTGAACTACCGCAGGGAGCCCTTCAAACCTCGCAAAACCCTGGAGCGGGTGATCGCCGGAGAGAATCTTTCCCTTGGGGAAGCCGAGGAGTTCATGGAGGAGGTCACCGACGGAAATCTGGGGGATGCCCAAATTGCAGGCTTTCTGGTGGCGTTGAACGCCAAGGGAATTACCCCTGAAGAGATCGCCGGGTGTGCCCGGGTTTTACAGCGCAAGCGGGTTCCTCTTTCGATGGACCGGCCTCTTTTGGACACCTGTGGAACCGGCGGTGACGGTCTGGGTACCTTCAACATTAGTTCTCTCACCGCCCTGGTGGCCGCCTCCTGCGGTGCTATAGTGGCAAAACACGGGAACAGAGCGGTGAGTTCCCGCAGCGGAAGCGCCGATTTCTACCGTGCCCTGGGGATCGGAGTGGAAATAACGCCGGACCAGGCCCGCCAGGCCCTGGAAACAGCAGGCTTTGCCTTCCTCTATGCGCCGTTGTACCACGGAGGAATGCGTTTTGCCGGGCCGGCACGAAAACAGCTGGGGATCAAGACGATCATGAATCTCCTGGGGCCTCTGGTGAATCCGGCGGGGGCCCGGTATCAACTCATCGGGGTTTTCTCCGAGGAATATCTCCATCCTGTTGCACGGGCGGCGGTTCTGCTGGGGGGGCGTCGGGGCATGGTGGTTCACGGCCTGGACGGGCAGGACGAGATCAGCGTATGCGCCCCCACGCGGATCGTTTCTTTCTCTGTGGAAGGAGGAGAGCCCGACGGGGGCTCTGCCGACAGCTCCTCTGCCGGAGAAGATCGTGACGGGCAGAAGCTTCTGGAACGGACCACCTTCGAAGAGTTTGTGATTCAGGCGGACAATTACGGTCTGAAAACCCACAAGCCGGAGTTGCTTGTCGGGGGAGATCCCCAGGAAAACGCCGAAATGGCACTTCGCCTGCTTCAGGGTGAGTCTGGCCCGGTCCTGGATGCCCTGCACGATGCAGTTGCACTGAACGCCGGGGCAGCGCTCATGGTCTACGGGATCGTCCAGACTATCGACGAGGGAGTTCGGCTGGCATCGAAGGCCCTGAAAGAGGGCCAGGCTGAGAAAACACTGGCCTCCGTTATCGAGGCAACCACGTGA